CTGCGAAAACTCGCTCGTACCAAATCGCTAATTTAGTTGAATATCAAGGGTTATTTCGAGGAGTAAAGGAGGAAAAGGCTATTGGCGAAGCCTCTGTAAAATACCTTTTCGATCCTCATGCTCCCCATCGGATTAAACATTATATCCCCCAGGCAAAACTCATTGCCGTGCTGCGCCATCCTGTTGATAAAATTTATTCTAAATTTTTACATAATATTCGTGACAGAGTAGAGCCAATTCAGGATTTTGCCCTAGCTTGGGAAGCAGGAAAACAACGTCTTCAAGATCCTAATTCTTTACGAAGATTGCAGTATCCGAGAATCGGATTTTATTATGCTAAATTGCAACAATATTTCGACTTGTTCCCTACTCGGCAAATTCGGGTTTACTTATATGACGATCTCCAGGAAAATAGTTTAGAAATGATCCAAGATATTTTCAGCTTTTTAGAAGTAGATTCTTCTTTCGTACCCGATTGAAATTAAGATAAGATTTGAGCGATGTAGCCGGGTCAATGTTACTCAAATTACCTACTTCTAATAAAGACGCGATCGCAATTTTAAATTCCCATTATGCTTAAAGGACTAACTATTTTTTTACTTGAAAATACAGGACTAGAGAAAAACCTGCAAAGTCAGATTATTGAGTTGATTATTCAGCAAGGCTTTTATCTACTTACTACTCAAATTTGTGATTTATCAGCAATCAACAAACTGAAAGATAAGCTTGGCTGGACTGAATTAATAGAGCGAGAATTGTTAGCATCATCCGGAATCTTAATCGTTGCTTTTGATGTTTTTCCTCTGCCGCCAACTTCAGCCCAACTAGATAATGCTAGAATTTTAAAGGCAAAAGAACTTAACAGATATTTGAACCATCCTCAAGTTACTAGTAATAGCGCTCAAATTCTGCACTCAACAGCAAATTCAGAACAAGCTTGGACTATTTTGCAAATATTCTTTCCTAATCATATCGATAGTATTTTTCAAAAAATAAAGCAAATCAAAATATCTTTTGCTACTCATTATCCAGTCTTGAAAAATTTATCTAGTGGTTTAGCAAGACGAGCTAAAGTAGAGTTAATTAAATACCAAAAAAAGTTAGCAGTAAAAAAAACGTTCCGACTCGGTTGTGAAAGATTTTTGCAACGGGAATT
This region of Oscillatoria salina IIICB1 genomic DNA includes:
- a CDS encoding sulfotransferase, whose product is MKFTQNKNCVLFPNFLIIGSAKAGTTSLYYYLNQHPEIYMSPVKEPGFFALEGQPSTAKTRSYQIANLVEYQGLFRGVKEEKAIGEASVKYLFDPHAPHRIKHYIPQAKLIAVLRHPVDKIYSKFLHNIRDRVEPIQDFALAWEAGKQRLQDPNSLRRLQYPRIGFYYAKLQQYFDLFPTRQIRVYLYDDLQENSLEMIQDIFSFLEVDSSFVPD
- a CDS encoding protein kinase family protein gives rise to the protein MLKGLTIFLLENTGLEKNLQSQIIELIIQQGFYLLTTQICDLSAINKLKDKLGWTELIERELLASSGILIVAFDVFPLPPTSAQLDNARILKAKELNRYLNHPQVTSNSAQILHSTANSEQAWTILQIFFPNHIDSIFQKIKQIKISFATHYPVLKNLSSGLARRAKVELIKYQKKLAVKKTFRLGCERFLQRELFVMKELSKLRSEIPPLLDCARSFVIYPYYQDTLNFTSSENKQIPLEIVQQSMEILYFFYELGYALIDFHPQNLLLDREKGLKIIDFEFLYRYKVKPKSFEKSYDLTGIPQDFDGDIPIRSLSAKRLIRIRSYQTVWQPYIGLELHELLDKLSF